The Prionailurus bengalensis isolate Pbe53 chromosome F2, Fcat_Pben_1.1_paternal_pri, whole genome shotgun sequence genomic interval GAGGTGAGGAAGCCCTGATGATAACGTCTGCTAATTCCAGTGACAAATGTTACAACTTTCACCGTGGCAGATTTCAACTCACCAGGGTGATAGCCACTAGCACGCAAAATTCCCGACAATTGGATATTGTGCTCTATGATCCCATACAGGCTGGCGCAGTCACACCCTTGCCTGTAACCAACCTCTCTCCCTCAGACCCCAAGCTCCAGCAAGGTGGCCTCTGAACCACTACCAGGACCAGTAAGGCTCTTCCATCATCCTGCACCTGCACGTATGGTCCTTCCTCTGCCAGTAATGATTTCCCTGCTGGGTCCCCTACACATACTTCTGCtattttacctttattctttATGAGTCAATAAAAGTCCCCCTGGATGAGTTGCCTGACTCCACCAAGAAGTGTCCATCATTCACTCTTACGTTTTCTTTAGCATTAGGGGATGGCACCCGCCACGTGGTATTCTTGTTCATCTGCCTATGTATGTACATTCTTAGTTGTTTGTGAAGGCAGGGTGcccagcctggcacacagcagacagTTCAATGAATAGCTGATGAGGACTGATGGGAAAGATTAAATCCTAACACAACGGAGACTTTCTCATCAAGTCTACACAGTGCATTTTCAGTCTGATTCGGCCTTTCTCAAGGGTATGCCCCGACTAAACCATAAAATGAGGTAAAATGATAAagatgacaggggcacctgggtggctcagctggttgagtgtccgacttcggctcaggtcatgatctcgtggtttgtgggttccagccccgcattgggctctatgctgacagctcagagcctggagcctgcttcggactctgtgtctccctgtctctctgcccctcccccactcatgctctgtctgtctgtctgtctgtctctctctttctctccctctctctcaaaaataaacatttctaaaaaaattttaatgataaagaTAATGAAATATGAAACATTCAGTATgtcagaaaacataaatattataattgCTGGGCTGTCTAATAATGTAGAAAATCATTTTTGCTTACTTTTGGTTGCACTTAATAGTCctgaatcttattttatttacttataggATCTTTCTGGTTCAAAGTTTGAGCACAAGTATTCTGAGCCGTCCTGCTGCATGGCTCACTGCTGGGATAGAGATTAGTTATGAGTGGTACTTTCTCTAAACATCTCAATTTCTCCTGGAAACCTGAGTCCAAACCTTTCCTTTTTGAAAGATACCCGTGGCTGGATTTACCAAAAGTACAAATTTGTCAAAAGGGGTAAAATATCACCCATCATGTAAATTCACCACTGAACTTCAGTGATTCAGTTCATCACTGAAATCCAGCGACTCCAAAAGAGCAGGCTTTGAAATAAACCCGCATTGCCATGACttgctctgcccaccccacctctctACTACAAAGACTCACTTAATAAACTACACCCCAGAGGAAAGATAAGGTGCAAATGATTACCTTGTCTATAGCTGTAAGTAGTTTGGATCTGTACGCACATCAGAGAAAGCTTAGCAGCTGAATACCGAAAGCTTCCAAGGGGGAAGAATGGGCACCGGCAGAAACACCACCACTTAGCCCTTTTCAGTCTCCACGGTTGCCACAATGAGGTGGTTTAGCTTCTGTTATtggtaaataaataagtcagtgCCAAAGTGACTCTGTTTTGCAACTTGGGTAAACTTGGGTGCTTTCAGATCCGTTAGAGACAGTGAAAAAAAGTTCAGTTGTTTTCTGCCCTTTGGGTATATTTTTCACCTTGAGtctatttgtgtttccttttgcGGCTTTCACACAAATTCAAGGTGTGTAATCTGGGCTTTATTTTTCCACAAACATCTACTGTCGTGGACGGTGCTGCTTACTCAACCTTTAAAACGTAATCAGCCCGTGTAATTAACTGTCCAAGGTTTCTCTGGAAGTGTCCCGATTTCTTCTGTGTAACTCGGCCATATCGTATGCTGTTGTTATCTTTTCCAGCAGATTTTTACCACAAGTTGTTTAAAAACTATGATCTATTTAAGGATGGAAAAAATGAAGTGCCGTTGAAGACACAGTTATGCTGAAAGATAAACAGAGCAATATTACTTATCAGAATGGGTACAATTTTTGCTTGCTTAATGAGTACAATATATAGCTTTGCAATATatacacaatgagaaaaaaagcttTATAACATATCAAGTATGCCACATTATTTCAGGCATAACTGTGGAGGATACGTATCTAGGCCTGAGAGTGTAGATAACAAAATATAAGTGCTTTGCCTGTCTAAACatgttaaataaatgagcataCACTATCGCATTGCAATACATTAGAAGATGTACTTGcatagttaattttctttttaatgcaccACACGTGATCATTTGAAGTGTGGAGCCAGAGTATATCTTAGTATTTGAAGAAAGGGTTCTTTTCATTTaaacaaatctttatttaaataagcCTTTTGAAAAGGATCTTTGGCATATCTCCTTTTCAGGAAGTTCAATCAGGGTAAACGGAGATAAAGAAGCCGCATTATAAGGAATATTATATAAGTAAAGATCActaagccaaaaacaaaaaaaaaaaaacaaaacaaatggcagCAGTCATACGGAGAGTAAAACTAACTGGAATGTCGTTTTAACTTTCTAGATTTTAGGAGCttttgtttactctttttttacagttttaggcATTTAGGTattttgggaagagagagggagggagggggagagaaagaaataacttCTGACTTCCATAAGGTACAAAAAGAGGGACTTCAAAGGCTCacctgaaataaatttctgtggttggATCCCCACCATGCCTCCTCATAAGCGTGAGACCATGTAATAGCACGGTTAATGATTAAGGCAAGCCCCAGAAGGCAAACGGTTCACAAAACTCTCTACAGATTATGTCTGTTCTTGGCTCTTAGTCCTGTCCTACTGTCAGTCACTGAACAGTTCATGAAATGCAAGGAATACAATTTTCCACATAGGAGGGCAGAGGAGCACAGCTATTGTCTCCATCGGACACTCCACCCCCCATAGAAAGGGATGTGAAAAACATGAGAAGATGCTATTGACATCAATCTACTGTGCGGCGGGCTCGAGCATTCTGCGTCaattctatctttctctttcttttctcttcttaataGGGGGTCAGCTTTGGTGCACAACCACGAAGGCCATCTCTGAGGGTGAAGAGCTAATTGCCTTTGTGGTGGATTTTGACTCAAGGCTACAAGCTGCCAGTCAGATGACTCTTGCAGAAGGGATGTACCCTGCACGCCTGCTGGACTCAATTCAGCTGCTTCCTCAGCAAGCTGCCATGGCTTCTATTTTGCCTACAGCTATTGTCAATAGTAAGTGCTGAGTGCAATAGCCCAGTACAATAGCTTTGTAGTGGTGATGGGTATTTatgggacaaaaaaaaatgtctactgaCAGGCAACCAGGGACAGACTTTTTTCTCCAGTgttgtgatttcattttatctcttctctaactttgcacgtgtgtgtgtgtgtgtgtgtgtgtgtggtcgcCTCTCATGAGAGTATGAAAAGAAcacttctattcattcatttcagGTGGGATTCTCAAATGTCACACAAAAACTGACTTTCTGAACTAGCTGAACAACATTTAAGGCTACTTAGTTATGAGAAATTGAAGAGCTTTCATGGATGCTTCTTTAATAGAATAATATAGTTATGCTTTAGGAGCCATAGagttaaaaactttttagaaaagaaaaaaataatggggcatctgggtggctcagttggttaagggtccaacgtcagctcaggtcatgatctcacagttcgtgggttcaagccccacattgtgctctgtggtgacagctcggagcctggagcctgtttcagattctgtgtctccctctgtctctgcccctccccagctcacactctgactctctctctctttctctttccctctctctgtctctcaaaaataaatacacattaaaaaaatttacttaaagaaaaggaaaaaatgagaaaccaAAGTTTGATTAGATATAGTAAGAGGAAATATAGCCTCAGTAAATCAAGACATCAGctaatacaacaacaacaaaaaaagagacataaaaaataaagaaaaatacatatacactGAGAATAATTTCTGTGGGGAATTCAAAAATATGCTCTTGCAAATATGCCTTTgtgattattttgttaaaaagactagTGAACTGAGTTTGTATTCCTTGAATACAAAGTGACACTTTATATAACAGAAAATCAGTGGTCCAATGGTCCAGGGTTTGAGTTCTAAACTCAGCTCTgctttcttctagctctgtgagaaaATCTGAATAGCAGTCACATCTTAAGAGAATAGATTCCAAAGCTAGTAGGTTTGGAAAACCTGAAAATCCCTAAGACTCTGAATGATGCAGAAATGCAGATATTGTAATGATgtcttgatatttaaaaaataaataaataggggcacctgggtggcttagtcagttaagcttccaacttcagctcaggtcatgatctcacggttcatgggttcgagccccgtgtcaggctctggggactggagcctgcttcagattctgtgtctccctctctctctgcccctcctttgctcatgctatgactctcacgctctctctcaaaaataaataaacattaaaaaattttttttaaataaatataaaataaatacatattcaacAATAATTACATTCTTACTGTCCCGGTATCCTTGAAAGAAATTCTCAGGTGTATCTGGAATGACCCTACGTCCACACGGTGAATCCAGTACACCCAACCCCAGGTAATATTTTAGGATCTCCTTTATGTAAATGTAGTTATTTTCTCTTACTGGATCTTTACGTGGATTCTGGTAGTGAGGAACCTGAAATAACATAGACCCAAACTGAATTTGTGGCAAAGGAGTTTGGTTACCAAGGACACCAGGAGCACCTTATACTATTGTGAGGCTCCAATGGGTgaaggttattttttaattatcttccCTCTGAATCCTTCTCTGACCTTGTCCTTCCTCACCCACCTAGTGTCCCTCACCCAAAGCACTCCTCAGATGCCTCCAGCAGAATGGTCATTACAGCCTAATATAATTTTATCTGACCACTTGTTCATCCATCCCAGAAGAGTGTAAGATCCTTAATGACGGCTTTTTGGTGTTTCGTTTTGCTTTACACCCAACTCAGCATAGAGTCCAGCCTATAGTCGGCTTtctataattaatttattaaatgaacaaatgctgTCAGTAGTTGGCATCAGGCTAACTTTAGTTCAGCTATTAGATCCTTGCCTTTTAGTCAGATAAACCCATTCACATTGCTCtttatacatgcatatttttCTAAACCATAAATACAATATGAGCAATTTAAAATGAATCTCCTGTGCTTTTAACATGGGAGTCTCCCATGGTACCACTTTCCGAAGAGTCTGTGGGAAGGTAAATTGCACTGGGTGTAACATTTCTTTAAACGCTTAGTCCTGCACTGTGGAACAGCACCCAGGACTGCACTCATCGCTGTCTGATTGCCTAATTCAGAACCTGAGAGCGGTCTCTGGGAAAAATGGAACTAAATGCCGCTTTGCCCGTGGTTGGTTCCAAATGGGCAGCAGCTAATGTGTCCCTGTGTTTTCACCTGCAGAGGATATATTTCCTTGCAAGTCTTGTGGCATCTGGTATCGGAGTGAGCGGAATCTGCAAGCCCATTTGATGTACTATTGCAGTGGGAGGCAAAGAGAAGCCGCCCCAGtatcagaagaaaatgaagacagtgcTCCTCAGGTTTCCAGCCTGTGCCCCTTCCCACAGTGCACCAAGAGCTTTTCAAATGCCCGAGCCCTAGAAATGCACCTGAATTCACACAGCGGTACGTGCTTCCCTTGTTTCTTCTTTGGCTCCAGAAGACTTTATCCTTCTCTGCATATATACGTGCATTCATATATGCAAACATATAGAATTCTACACCTAACTGTGCCTGTGAAATCAAAATCAAACTTGACAGACCAGCTGATTGTTCTCTTATGTCACTTGTCATCAGTATATTCTGCTCAAAGGATTTGGGTCTGAATTCTTTCCTAACAATTAGTGTATTCAGATTGCAGGCCAGATTTTGTTAACAGCATCATTTGCAAAATAGTCTCAATACCCTTTGTGTATTGTCATTAATATTCATTGATTTAAGTGTCAAGTGATCTTTGGAAACTgaccatactgtttcccacatgGTAGGAAATACATAGTAGGTACATAcaaataagtatttgctgaattgaAGTAACACTGTTATTTTGATAGATCCAATTACAGTCACACTTGagagaaattaacttttaaaCACGAATCCATAAAATGCTCTTGACTTCTAGAGGTTGCGTAACAGCTTTGTCgaattttataacataaaaccACTTTCAgcactatgtttttaaaatccttaagaaaaattaagctaaaaaacaaataggtttgttttgttttgttttgttttgttttagctccCTCTTAACAGAAAGGTTGCAActattcccattttcttttggaGTTATATGCCCAATTATTGGTGGCATCATCACAGAGTAttctaattctgtattttttttttaaattaagttaatcTAATGTACAGGATTATATTAACTTTAGATAGTTCTAGGAATATTTTTGAATAGGACAAACCAAGGTTTAGCCTTCAGAGTTCTTGAGCTTTTGTAATATAAAACTTATAAGGTACTTCTGGGTGACTTCCTTGACCGTTTTTGCTTGAgttgaataattaaaaaactgaaataggtgctgagtttaaaaaaaaaaaaaaacctagctcCAATGCTGTAGTACAGTGCAAGCTTTTGTCTTTGAACCTATAAAAATAGGCAATTTCCTTTCTAGtcattctcttccccttcctacAAATGAGCTACCATTATGTAGGTGATAAAGCAGGGGAAGCAGAAACAGGTCAGTTGTCTCAGATGGTGAATAGTCAGtcattcacaaaacaaaaatagagataGAGGGATCTTTCAGctaaatagaaaaatgagtatTGGGTCAGttaaggagaaaaggagacaggagtAAGAAGTCCTCTTTTATTGCTATACGACTGGGTTTCTTCTACCATATTTTCAGCCAATAAATAGAAAAGGCAATTCTCATTTTAGTCTAAAGTGCAGAGGGCACGAGCCATGCCTGACTTGgctgtatgccaacaaatgggaACTAGAGTTGACCTTAGTGAGGAAAAGTGTCCAGATCTGAATTCAatacatggtggggggggggggggtgcattttCCTCATAACCACCAAACAATTCTCCAGATACCAAAGGCATGTCCTATGATTTAACTCAAATCTGACACTATCACCTGGAGCAAGAGTCAGATTCTACAGATTAGGGGGGGGTCAGCCCCCTGCCCcaacttcagatgccagttgaaagcccaggttgttacctgtgcttcgaccaactggctataaatcagaggttgcTAAGATCCCTctttgggttcaattaatttgctagattggctcacagaactcaggaaatcCATTTACTCACAAGATTACTAGTTTATTATAAGACGTAAAGATTTAGGAACAGTAAGATGTAAGAGATGCCTAGAGCAAGGTTTGCGGAAAGGGTGAGGAGCTTCCGTACCATCTCCCAGCCTGTCATTCTCCTCAAACCAACTGGGAAGCTCTCTGAAAccagtccttttgggtttttatggaggcttcattacctAGGCATGACTGACacttgaactcaatctccagccccctcccctcccctccttcccctctggagAGGAGGAACTAAAAGTTCAAACCCACCAATTGCaaggttggttcccctggcaaccagcctcaCCCTTAGTTAACCTAGGGTTTTCCAAAAGTCACtacattaacataacaaaaatacctttattcctctcatcacaggaaaattccaaggatttaaggagctgtgagccaggaagccTGGTCAAAGAcctaatataatatatatgaatgacCAAACACACATGactttataaatcacaatatcacagtaaGGCTTACTCACCAATCGTtggtgatattcaaaatattttataactgacTAGAAACAGGTGGTGATTGGTCAACACGGATGTCAGTCCTAAATGACTTTATTAAGGTACTGGTGTCTACCAGCTGAATATCAGCCCTGGATAGAGATGAACCATGTTCAGCAAAATCCATGCATAAAAATCTAGAGTTGTACCAAAGATAAATTAGGAGGCTATTGATTACTTTGCAAAATGGTTCCTACTTGGATTCTTCTGAAATACCTAACCTGGTGCACTGGGAGTTATTTGATTTTCACCTAGTTTATCGATATCAACTCTGATGTCTACCTCCTTCTTCCTAGTGCAGAGCCTAGTGTTGTAATGAGAAGGTTATTGGATTAGAAATTACAAAATCTCAGGTTTGGACATGGCTCCATCATTGAATAGCTTTAGTACCATAATCAATTCCCTTGACTTCCTTGAATTTGTTCCCTGACCTGTACAATGCAGACAATGAAAGCTGTCCCACAGGATATGATAATATACTTGGCTGTGCTCTGGAAACCATGAGGTGTTATTACTCTGATGACCAACCTGACAAAAGACGTcgcgagaaaaaaaaaaaataataacagtatcgCAAGTGAGATTCTGAAAGATTTCAATTCGTTCCTGCAATGTAAAGGTTCATATCATTAGAAAACCAATGCACATGGTTCTCAGTGTTCTTATTTTGTATGTCTCTCCAGGAgtgaaaatggaagaattcctcCCCCCTGGTGCTAGTCTAAAATGCACCGTCTGTAGCTACACCGCTGATTCCGTGATCGGCTTTCACCAACACCTGTTCTCCCATCTCACTCAAGCTGCCTTCCGATGCAATCACTGCCACTTCGGCTTCCAGACTCAGAGGGAGTTATTGCAGCACCAGGAGCTCCATGTCCCTGGAGGCAAACTTCCCAGAGAAGGTGATATGGAGCACTCTCCAAGTGGAACCGAAGACAGCTTACAGCCAGCCACAGACTTGTTGACCAGAAGCGAACTCCCGCAGAGCCAAAAGGCGATGCAGACTAAAGACGCGAGCTCTGACACAGAGCTGGACAAGTGTGAGAAAAAGACTCAGCTCTTTCTCACGAACCAGAGACCAGAGATACAGCCTACGGCAAATAAACAAAGCTTTTCTTACACAAAAATCAAGTCTGAGCCCTCCAGTCCAAGACTTGCCTCATCTCCGGTTCAGCCTAACGTTGGGCCTTCTTTCCCTGTGGGCCCTTTTCTGTCTCAGTTTGCTTTCCCCCAAGATATCACAATGGTCCCTCAAGCTTCAGAGATCTTAGCCAAGATGTCTGAACTGGTACATCGGCGACTGAGGCACGGAAGCAGTAGCTACCCTCCCGTGATTTACAGCCCTTTGATGCCCAAGGGGGCCACTTGTTTTGAGTGTAACATAACGTTCAATAATTTGGATAATTATCTAGTGCACAAAAAACATTACTGCAGCAGCCGATGGCAGCAGATGGCCAAGTCCCCAGAGTTCCCTGGCGTTTCAGAAAAGATGCCTGAGGCCGTGAGCCCCAACACCGGTCAAACCTCCATAAACCTTCTCAACCCAGCTGCTCATTCTGCTGATCCTGAGAACCCACTTCTTCAAACATCCTGCCTCAATTCTTCCACTGTTTTAGATTTAATTGGGCCAAATGGGAAGGGCCATGACAAGGACTTTTCCGCTCAAGCTAAGAAGCTCTCCACCTCTAACAGCAGTGATGACAAAATTAATGGAAAACCTGTTGATGTGAAAAATCCCAGTGTCCCCTTAGTGGATGGGGAAAGTGACCCAAATAAGACTACCTGCGAAGCTTGCAACATTACCTTCAGCCGGCATGAAACATACATGGTCCACAAACAGTATTACTGTGCCACACGCCACGACCCTCCACTGAAGAGGTCCGCTTCCAACAAAGTGCCTGCCATGCAGAGAACCATGCGCACACGCAAGCGAAGGAAGATGTATGAGATGTGCCTACCTGAGCAGGAGCAAAGGCCTCCCCTGGTCCAACAGCGATTTCTTGACGTAGCCAACCTCAGCAATCCCTGTACCTCCACTCAAGAACCCACAGAAGGGCTAGGAGAGTGCTACCACCCGAGATGTGATATCTTCCCAGGAATTGTCTCAAAGCACTTGGAAACTTCTCTGACGATCAACAAATGTGTTCCAGTCTCCAAATGTGACACTACCCATTCCAGCGTTTCCTGCCTCGAGATGGACGTGCCCATAGATCTCAGCAAAAAGTGTTTATCCCAGTCTGAGCGGACGACCACGTCTCCCAAAAGGCTGCTGGACTACCACGAGTGCACTGTGTGCAAGATCAGCTTCAATAAAGTGGAGAACTACCTGGCCCACAAGCAGAATTTCTGCCCAGTCACAGCACATCAGCGTAACGACCTGGGCCAACTCGACAGCAAAGTATTTCCAAATCCAGAGAGCGAAAGAAACAGCCCCGATGTCAGCTATGAAAGAAGCGTAATAAAATGTGAGAAGAACGGAAATCTGAAGCAGCCTTCCCCTAATGGAAACTTGTTTTCATCCCACTTAGCAACCCTGCAAGGCCTGAAAGTCTTTAGTGAAGCGGCTCAGCTCATTgctacaaaggaagaaaacaaacatttgtttcttcccCAATGCCTTTACCCCGGGGCAATAAAGAAGGCAAAAGGGGCTGACCAGCTTTCTCCGTATTATGGCATAAAGCCAAGTGATTATATTTCTGGTTCTCTTGTCATCCACAACACTGACGTGGAGCCGAGCACAAATGCCGAAAATGAATCCCCTAAAGGCCAGGCTTCCTCCAACGGGTGCGCCCCGCCGAAGAAAGATCCCCTGCCGCTGTTACCCAAAAACAGAGGCATGGTAATAGTCAATGGTGGACTGAAGCAAGACGAGAGACCTGCCGCCAACCCACAGCAAGAGAACATTTCCCAGAATCCTCAGCATGAAGACGGCCACAAATCTCCCTCTTGGATCTCTGAGAACCCGTTAGCCACAAATGAGAATGTCTCCCCAGGGATTCCTTCCGCGGAGGAACAGTTGTCTAGTATAGCAAAAGGTGTGAATGGCTCCACCCAGGCTCCCACCAGCGGGAAATATTGCCGCCTGTGTGATATTCAGTTCAACAACCTCTCAAACTTTATAACTCACAAGAAGTTTTATTGCTCATCACATGCGGCGGAACATGTCAAATGAAATAACTTCATAAATAAACACCAGTCACCTTTGGTACCAGTGTTTAGTATGTGGTTCTACCCagtccagaaaacaaaaacaaaacaaaacaaaaaacaaaacacaaaagctgTTTGAATTACATCTGGGCAATCAGGAGATAATTCATTAAGGCTGAGTTGAAGACTTAAGGTGTAATTTCATTACAGTCCATTAGTAAAGTGTATTATTGGtgccattttcaaaaaaaaattaatttattttaccaGCAGTATTCATAGCTGtggttatgttattttttatttaaaaactttatattaaaGTCATTTGTAATGTTATTGTATAGTTATTGTGTAGCACATATGGTTTGCACAGTATAGtagcttttaaagaaaatagtcaCGAACAATACCGAAAAGCATTTTAGAAATAGCTTCAAAAGCACTTGTGGATCTTGATTTCTTCTTATATGCTGTTgcagatatatgtatatgctaAAATATAACTTGCAACGATGTTCTCAATACACATGCTATAAGTTCGCCTTAAGATTTCAATTCTTGGATAATCAGGCTCTGTTTGCACTTTATATTTTAGCAGATACAGTCTCTTAGTCACTAGGCTTTGCATTTGTATGTAGCTGTATGTTTCTGTCCATTTTCTTAATCTTAAACATGTATGTTAAATGAAGatggcaatttttttcttgtatagtACTTGTATTTTCTTTCGCTGATGCAGCTCTGTCTCAATTTTTAAACCTTTGCTGTTAAATGCAATACTTtataaagaatgaacaaaattacTGGAAGCAGTATTGTAAGTAATGAGGTAGTGTTAAtcagttttatcttttgaaaGGCACAGTCTAAATCGAAACCCTAAACTCAATGCTGCAAGTATGAATTTAATTCATATATAAGATCTATTTAAATATAAGAGTAGCAATACTGCACCTGGTGATCACAAAGATAATGTTCTACTTCTGATAGAAATGATTTCTCAACAAATATTGTTACTATGCATGTATATGGATGGAATAAAATTCCAGATTGTTGGAGAAGTTtggcagacttttttttctttaaaatacaaaggaaagtCTATATATCTATTCTTTGTGGTGAGAACAGGTTCAAAATAGCACTGAATAGCTGAATgctgaatattatatatatacatatatatatatagtgacaAATCAGTAAAGGAATAGATTGTCCATTATATGTTCCTAAttaatataacacatataacatctctccccccaccactgtagcacagaaagaaaacaatttcataaaAGATTTGCAAAGCCTATGCACAAGAACTCCGTGTGAGCCCACACGGAATGAATGAAGAAGGACAAGTCTGTGTACAGTTTACATTATAACAGATCTTGGAGACCAAATTGAAGAGAAAGCCCAAGGTCTTCAACCCTGATTGCAACACT includes:
- the ZFPM2 gene encoding zinc finger protein ZFPM2 isoform X2; amino-acid sequence: MPRADAVTTAEAAPPPNPPHASGPLPPPTPHPSPLHRAPVHPTRLRPGPSFASGLALDAANPPFADGIVSPPRSPGAPLPPAPRHLPRQRASCAARSGGGGGGGGGGAGARVSAPHAGERGERARSSSRAFHPLSPPLPSARSPFPPSFSSSFPCSPFPLFSLLVHSFVNSVLPHLHRSLARPLPSPLSLSLCPPPSSHLPAPLQTWLRGSRRSPAPGSRASEAPGDRPAAARAWPAAAAGAEGAAAPTAGTAGASVAAAAAEMSRRKQSKPRQIKRDDEGVQETAESDGDTQSEKPGQPGVETDDWDGPGELEVFQKDGERKIQSRQQLPVGTTWGPFAGKMDLNNNSLKTKAQVPMVLTAGPKWLLDVTWQGVEDNKNNCIVYSKGGQLWCTTTKAISEGEELIAFVVDFDSRLQAASQMTLAEGMYPARLLDSIQLLPQQAAMASILPTAIVNKDIFPCKSCGIWYRSERNLQAHLMYYCSGRQREAAPVSEENEDSAPQVSSLCPFPQCTKSFSNARALEMHLNSHSGVKMEEFLPPGASLKCTVCSYTADSVIGFHQHLFSHLTQAAFRCNHCHFGFQTQRELLQHQELHVPGGKLPREGDMEHSPSGTEDSLQPATDLLTRSELPQSQKAMQTKDASSDTELDKCEKKTQLFLTNQRPEIQPTANKQSFSYTKIKSEPSSPRLASSPVQPNVGPSFPVGPFLSQFAFPQDITMVPQASEILAKMSELVHRRLRHGSSSYPPVIYSPLMPKGATCFECNITFNNLDNYLVHKKHYCSSRWQQMAKSPEFPGVSEKMPEAVSPNTGQTSINLLNPAAHSADPENPLLQTSCLNSSTVLDLIGPNGKGHDKDFSAQAKKLSTSNSSDDKINGKPVDVKNPSVPLVDGESDPNKTTCEACNITFSRHETYMVHKQYYCATRHDPPLKRSASNKVPAMQRTMRTRKRRKMYEMCLPEQEQRPPLVQQRFLDVANLSNPCTSTQEPTEGLGECYHPRCDIFPGIVSKHLETSLTINKCVPVSKCDTTHSSVSCLEMDVPIDLSKKCLSQSERTTTSPKRLLDYHECTVCKISFNKVENYLAHKQNFCPVTAHQRNDLGQLDSKVFPNPESERNSPDVSYERSVIKCEKNGNLKQPSPNGNLFSSHLATLQGLKVFSEAAQLIATKEENKHLFLPQCLYPGAIKKAKGADQLSPYYGIKPSDYISGSLVIHNTDVEPSTNAENESPKGQASSNGCAPPKKDPLPLLPKNRGMVIVNGGLKQDERPAANPQQENISQNPQHEDGHKSPSWISENPLATNENVSPGIPSAEEQLSSIAKGVNGSTQAPTSGKYCRLCDIQFNNLSNFITHKKFYCSSHAAEHVK